In Gammaproteobacteria bacterium, the DNA window TCCAGGTGGTCACGGTATCGGGCTAGTTCCTTATCTTTTTCTTTCTCTTCGGTAATGTCCTCGTAGATCCCCAACACGCCGATGATCTCGTCGTTCTGGTTTCTCAGCGGCACCTTCGAGGTTCGCAGCCAGAGGGTCCGACCGTCCGGGGTGGTCTGCGGCTCTTCGTAGTTGATGCGGGGGATGCCGGATTCGATGATTTTCAGGTCGTCGGCACGATACAGGTCAGCTTCATTCGCCCAGCCCATCTGGTAGTCGTCCTTGCCGATCAGATCGCTGGGTTGGCTCCGTCCGCTGTCCCGGGCAAAGGCAGGATTGCAACCGAGGTAGCTTAATGCACAGTCCTTCCAGAACACCCGCATAGGTACGTGGTCAATGACGGTCTGCAGCAGGTTGCGGGCGTTGTGAAGCGCGATTTCGGCTTGAACCAGCTCGGTCACGTCCTGCACGGTGCCGACAGAACGAAGTGGATTTCCGGTCTCGTCGAAGTCGGTTTGGCACTGTTCGTGGACATGTTTGATCCGCCCATCGGCCATGCGCAGGCGATGCCGGATGTTGTAGGGCTGTCGGGTTTGCAGCGAATCGGTGTAGGTCTTGTTGACGACCTCGCGGTCTTCGGGGTGGATGGCATCGAGGAAGGCGTCGTAGCTGGCGCCGAAATGGGTGGGGTCGAGTTCGAAGAGGCGAAAGATTTCATCCGACCAGCTCAGTCGGTTGTTGGGGACATCCAGCTCCCAACTGCCCACCTTGGCAATATGCTGTGCCTCTTGCAGGTCCTGTTCGCTCTTGCGCAAACGCTCTTCCATTTGTTTGCGGTCGGAAATATCGGTCGAAATCCCGCACAGGGCATAGATGCTGCCATCCTCCCTTCGCAGCGGTAACTTGATCGATAAAAAGGTGAAGGTCAAACCTGTTACCGTTACGGTATTGGTCTCTTCCGTGCGAAGGGTAATACCACCCGCTAGAACCTGATGGTCATTGCGCCTTATATTAGCGGTGGTCTCGGCATCAAAGAATTTCTCGTCACTGTAGCCGACAATGTCTTCCATTTCGGCATGCCAAAGCCTGCGCACGGCGGCATTGACAAACAGATAGTTTCCGTTTGTATCTTTCAGGTAGATATAGGCTTCCACGCTGTCGAGAATCGTTCGCAGTTTTTCCTCACTGTGCCGCAACTCGTTCTCGACCCGCTTACGCTCGCTGATGTCTCGAACGATAGCATGGAGAATGGGCCGTCCCTGTAAGGTCAACACAGACAAGGTCACCTCGGCATAGAATTCGCTGCCATCCATACGCCGATGTATCCAATTGAATCGATGCAACCCCTTTTCCTGGGCAAGTTTCATCATACGCTCGGCCTTGCTGAACGAACTTTCGCCATCAGGCTGAAATTCAGGGGAAATCTCCGCGGGATGGACGTTCTCGAATGCCACCTTGTCGGGGAACCCCAGCATTTCTACCGCCGCTTGGTTGCACTCCGCGAAATGGTGACCCTCCATGATCCACACCGGATCTGGCGAAGAATCGAAGAGCGTACGGAAACGCGCTTCCGAGTCGCGCAAACGTTCTTCCTGTTCCTCGATCTCGCGGAAAAATCGCTTCATGACCCAGGCGAAAAAGACCAGCACGAAGCCCACCACGAATAGCGTCACCAGCACCAGTATGGTGGCGCGATGCGCTATGGCATGTTCACTATCAGTGACATCATGCAATACGAGCAGGGCGCCTACTTCCTCGCCGCTGATTACGCGCAGAGGGTCGAGCTGCGTATACCAGACCTTTCCGCCCACTTCCGTATCGGTATGGGCATGCCCCACGCTTGGCCGTGAGAGAATGGATTTCAATGCTTGCACTGTGAGTTTAGGACTCATAAACTCGACGACATAGTGAGGCAACAACCCCCAGTCAGCCTTCCGTCCCATCATTCGCATCCCGGTTTCCCAACTCGCCTGGTCAATGTGTTCCTTATGTAGCAGAATGGCATACACAGATGCATGCTTATCCGGGGACCGCAGCGTGGCCAGCAGAGGTTCGATCTCCTTGCCCAGTTCAACGTAACCCACCAGGCGATCACCCTCGAAGACCGGCTTGACGACACGAAGCGTGAGTACGCCAGTCCTCCCTATTTCCACCCCCCAGGCGGTCTTGCCGGTGCGTTCGGCTTCAAGCGCAGTATGGCGATTAATGCGATCGCCCCGTAACTGCGGTAGATGCAAGCGTAGCAGGCAGGTTCGGTCGCGGCTGATGAAATAGAAGTGTGTGACGTTGTGCTCGGCGCGCAACCGCCCAAATACTTCCATCCAGTCGGCTTGCAGGCGCGCCGCATCTTCTTGGGCCAACGCCTGTTTCAATGCGGATTGTGCGCTGATGACCTGTAAGGTTTGCTGTAGTCCATGGACCTCGCGCGTCATGACATCGTCCAAGTCGAGCCGCAGCTCGTTGGCCCATTCGCTGGCTTGCCGATGGAGCGCTTCATATTCCATCCGCCAGTTGTGCTGAATCATCAGACCGGAGACCGAGAGGGTCGTTGTTGCGATCAGCAGCAGCAGGCTATTCAGTACGCGACGTAAAAGATTATGTTGGTCGGCCTGCATGATCTATGCTCGCCAGAAGCGGGAGACTTCGCGCGACCTGTTGGAGTCGAAACTGGCCAGGTCGGGTTTAGGGTTGTCGATGGGTTTCTGATATCATTATCCTGAGAAAATCCCACGCCCTACTAGGGAATAGTAACAGTTCGACATTTCAGGGAGTCCATAGCGGAAACTCCATGTTGTGAGTCGCCTAAGGGCTACCGGACAAAACCTCTTATATCATGGCACTTTGACGCTGTTTACTTATCAAGCAGAGTATAGATGGTCGTCATGCTGGTCCCGTAGGCTTTTTCGAAGAGGGGGATCAATCGCTGTGTTGCCGACGTGTCGCCCGCTTTGCCAGCCTGCTCGAGTTCTGCGCACACCTGGCCCAATTGCAGAGCGCCGATGGCGCGAGCGTTGGATTTGAGCGTATGCGCAATCTGGCCGACAGCGGCGGCGTCCCCCTCGGCCAGGGCGGCGCCCAGGCGCTCGGCCTGCGCTTGGGCCGTGACCTGGAACTTCTCCAGCAGGCGGCGGTGGATCGCCGGTTTGTCTCCCACTATCCGCGTCAGCGCACCAGGGTCGAACACCGGGGGTTCACCGGCGTCCGCCGTCGCCACTGTAGCCTTTGCACAGGCCGGCACCCTGGCTCTCGCGCCCGCCGGGGTCGGATCTGCGGCAACCGGCAGCCAGTGGACGAGTTGTTCCCGCAATTGCGACAACCGCACCGGCTTGGCCAGGTAGCCATCCATGCCGGCGGCCTGGCAGCGCTCGGCCTCCCCCTGGAACACGTTGGCCGTCAAGGCTAGGATCGGGGTATGGCTAATACCCCCACGGTTAACTTCTTCTCGGCGGATCGCCTCGGCGAGCTGATAGCCATCCAAGCGCGGCATGTGCAGGTCGGACAGCACCAGGGCGTAGTTGCCGGTCCGCCATTGGCGGAAGGCTGCCTGCCCGTCCGGGGCGATGTTGCACGAGTAGCCCAGCTTGGCAAGTTGCTGCCGGATCACCTTCTGATTGATCTCGTTATCTTCGACCACCAGGATTGGCCGTCCCTGCACAATGGCTTCGGCTTCCGCGCAGCGGGGGAGAGGGGAACTGGCAACGTCGACCACTTCTTCGGTATCGGTGGTTGTCACCTGTTTTGATTCATCCGCCGGGGAAAACGGCAGACGGGCGGTAAACGTGCTGCCCACCCCCGGCGTGCTCTTCACCCGGATCTCACCCCCCATCGCCTCGGCCAGGCGCGTGCTGATCACTAGCCCCAGCCCCGTGCCACCATACTGGCGCGTGGTCGAGGCATCGGCCTGGACGAAGGGATGGAACACCCGCTCCCGCGTCGCCGCATCCATGCCGATGCCATTATCGCGCACCGACAGTTCAACCCAGATCCTGCCGCCTTCTTTACCCGCCTGCCGTGCGGACACCCTCACCGCCCCCGAATGCTCCAGTCCACTGGAGAATTTGATGGCGTTGCTGATGAAGTTGCTGAGGATCTGCCGGACCCGCAAACTGTCGCCTTCGAGGACTGGGGGGATTTGGGACTCCACGTCGTACCGCAGCGTCACTCCTTTCTGCTGCGCATCTCCGAGGTGCCCAACGCAAGTCTTTTCGACCAACTCTGGCAGGGCAAAGGGTTCGATAGAGCAATCCAGCTTGCCGGCTTCGATCTTGGAGAAATCAAGGATGTCGTTGAGGATGCCGAGCTGGGCCTGGGCGGAGTCATAGATGATGCGCGCCATCTTGCGCTGCTCGTCGGTCAGGCGCGTGTTGAGCAGCACGTCCATCATGCCAATCACTCCGTTCATCGGCGTGCGGATCTCGTGCGACATGTTGGCTAAAAAAGCACTCTTGGCCTGATTGGCGGTTTTCGCAGCGATCATGGCGGCTTGCAATGCGATTTCGACCCGTTTGCGCTCTGTGATGTCCAGCAGAACACCTTCCACAGAACTGATATTCTCGGAGGGTTCCTTGTCGATATGACTGGACGTATAGATGGTATGAATTTGTCCGTCGGGGTGGACGAAGCGCATTTCAATCCGAGCGTGCTCAATCTTTTCTGAGAGCAGGTCCTGCAAGCCTTGCATGGCGGCCTCCAGGTCTTCCGGAAGCCATTGGATGATCTCCATCCAGGATCTGCTCAAAATCCTCTCCTTGGGCTGTCCGAAGATCGCTTCGAAGCTGTTGCTGACATAGGTGATCGTACCATCCAGGGCGTAGCTGAATACCAAGAACTCATCGCCGATGTCATCCACTAGGCGCTGGTGCTTGAGCCGCGCGGCGTTGAGGTCGGCCGTGCGCTCATCGACCAATTTTTCGACTCGGGACGTCGAACCCGTCGTCAGAAGCATAATCGCGCCCAGCAGGCCGGCACCCAGTGTGCCTATAACCAGCAAGCCCCAGCTTTGCAAGCTATGGTGGGATTCGATGTACGCAGCCATAGGCGTTATCCGTAACTGATACTTCCTGCCGCCGAAATGCAGGTTTTGCTCGAATTCGGCCAAGGCAGACCGGTCCGGATGCTTGCCATAGAGGATATCGCCCAGTTGATTGTCAACAAGAGTCACATCCATGTCGGAATCCTTGGGCACGAACTTTGAGATGAAATCGCCCATGCGCAGGACGGACAAAACCAGTCCCGGCGGGAAGGTATTGACCCTTTGCAACAGGAGTATGCCGGCCTGCGAGCCTTTCTCCTGGGCCAGCCGAATAGGTTCGGTAGCAACAGGCTTGCCGGTACGCAGGGTCTTCAGGACCGCCGCCTCGCGGGCAGGGTTGGAAGTGAGATCAAAGCCAACCGCCTCCTTGTTGCCGCTCAAGGGTTCAACGTAGGTGACGGGGTAATAGGTGAGCCGCACGGAGGCGCGCACTATGACGCCTGACGCATCACGCTCACGGATCTCAAACTGTGGAAACGCCCCTTTCTGATCATTTTCGAATGACTGACGCTGGATCTGGGTCACCTGTGGTGCCCATTCGATGGCCTGAAGCATGGGGTATCGCCGCAACGCAGGTTGTACATAAACATTGAACTCCTCCCTGTCCACATGAGTACTTGCTTTGGAGAAATAGGTTTCCAATTGATCCAGCAGGTACATCTGCCCGTCAAACTTGTCCTGAATCTGCACGGCGATGCGGTCCGCTTCGAACAAAAAGGACTGGGTGACTTTACCCGTCTCGATTTGACTGGACTTGATATAAGCCATGACTACCAGCGCCAATGAGAGGCTAGTGACGATGACGACCATGAGTCGACGCTTCTTCCATTCCGAGGCCGGTTTGCCAAAGATGGCCAGCATCAGAGGAAAAAAGACCACCACGCCGAGGGTATCGCCTATCCACCAGGTCGACCATTCCTCGAAAATCTTGTTGGCTTTGAAGAACCCCAAGGCGTACAGACTGGTAATAGACAGGGTGGCGCTAACCAGGCAAATCAGAGGGGAGAGCAGAAGGTAGCAGCCGATCTGGACTCCCCTGTCGAGTGGGGCGTCTGAACCGATGATCCGGCGCAGGAGCAGGCTCCCGACCAACGCTTGCAGGGTAGAGGCCAACGCGATACCCGTTGCCGCCGTGACCGCAAGTATCGTCATATCGAAGCCGCTCACCCACAGGTTCAGCATCAGGGAACCCAGGAAAATCCATGGATAAGTGCTTCGACCCCACAAATAGGCCGCTGCGACCGCCAGTCCAGCGGCGGGAAACACCCCGGAGGCATAACCTGGCGGTAAGGCTAGCATCAGCCCGAGCTTGCCTGTCACGACATAGGCCGCCGCCAGCAGCGGACCATACAGGAGTCTGTTTATCGACCTGACATTGCTGTTTTTCAACGTGGACTCACTGGAGCGGCTCCCGAAAATAACGCTTTCGGATTGATCTCGAATTCATCGTGACATCATGGCATTCCGGCGTTGTTTACCTGTCAAGCAGGGTATTGATGGTCGTCATGCCAGTCTCGTAAGCTTTTTCGAAGAGGAGGGTCAGTCGCTGCGCCGCATGCGTGTCTCCGGCCTTGCCGGCCTGTTCCAGTTTTTCGCACAGGTCGCCCAGTTGCAGGGCGCCGATGGCGCGAGCGTTAGATTTGAGGCCGTGCGCGATCTGGCCGACGGCGGCGGCGTCCCCCTCGGTCAGAGCGGCGCGCAGGCGCTCGGTCTGCGCCTGCGCCGTGACCTGGAACTTCTCCAGCAGGCGGCGGTGAATCGCAGGTTTGTCCCCCACCATCTGCGTTAGCGCGCCAGGGTCGAACACTGGCGGTTCACTCGCGTTCTCGGTATCTCCTGTAGCTTCGACAAGGGCAGGTGTCTCGGCCATCGGACTCGCTGGACGCGGATCCGCGACGGCTGACAGCCAATGGGTGAGTTGCTCCCTGAGTTCCGACAAGGGCACCGGCTTGGCTAGGTAGCCGTCCATGCCGGCAGCTTGGCAGCGCTCGACCTCGCCCTGGAGCACGTTGGCCGTCAAAGCCAGGATCGGGGTGTGGCTAGTACCCCCACGGTTAGCTTCTTCCCGACGGATCGCTTCGGCGAGCTGGTAGCCGTCTAGGTGCGGCATATGCAGGTCAGACAGGATTAGGCCATACTCCCCAGTTAACCATTGGCGGAAGGCGGCCCGCCCGTCCGGAGCGATGTCGCACCGGTAGCCCAGCAGCATGAGCTGCTGCTGGATCACCTCCTGATTGGTCGCGTTGTCCTCGGCTACCAGGATCAGCCGCCCTTGTTGGACAGCTTCCGCACGGCCGGGAACAGAACGGGCCATGTCTGCCGCCTCCGGGGTCTCGGGGGTGGTCACCCGTAGTTTTTCCGGATCCGCCAGGGAAAACGGCAAATGGGCGATGAAGGCGCTGCCGACTTCCGGCGTACTCTCCACCCGAATCTCACCCCCCATCATCGCGGCCAGGCGTGTGCTGATCACCAGCCCCAGCCCCGTCCCGCCGTACTGGCGTGTGGTCGAGGCGTCAGCCTGAGTGAAGGGATGAAATACCCGCTCCCGCGTCGCCGTATCCATGCCGATGCCGTTGTCGCGCACCGCCAGTTCGATCCAGACCCGGTCCCCTACTCCGTCGGCTCGCCGCGCGACCACCTCAACGTTCCCCGTGCGGCCCAAACCGCTGGAGAATTTGATGGCGTTGCTGAGGAAGTTGGACAGGATCTGCCGCACCCGCAGGGCATCACCCTCCAGGGGGGGGATGTGCGCATCCACGGTATGACGCAGCGTCACCCCCGTCGACCGGGCCTGTTCGGCCAGCGTGGCGCAGGTCTTCTCGACCACCTCGGCCAGCGCGAAGGGTTCGATGGAGAATTCGAGCTTGCCCGCCTCGATCTTGGAGAAATCGAGGATGTCGTTGAGAATGCCCAGCTGGGTTTGGGCGGAGTCGCGGATGACGCGCGTCATCTTGCGCTGCTCGTCGGTCAGACGCGTATTGAGCAACACGTCCGTCATGCCGATCACGCCGTTCATCGGCGTGCGGATCTCGTGGCTCATGTTGGCCAGAAAAAGGCTCTTGGCCAAATTGGCCGCTTCGGCAGACTCCTTTGTTTCCCTTAATGCGCGTTCCGCTTCCTTGCGGGTGCTGATGTTGGTTTGGAAGGCAATGAAGCGGGGACCGGGACTCCCTTCGGCCGCATGGTAGTAGATGGTCATTTCAACGGGGATCAAGCGGCCATCTTTGGCCTGTTGAGTGGTCTCGAACTTTATATAACTTCGCTGTTTGATCTGTTCCCTGATCTCCCTATAGCGTTCGGCCGGAAAGTGGGAATCAATGTCGGAGACCGTTAACTGACACAGTTCCTCGGGGGTATAACCGAGGCACTCAGCGGCATAAGGATTAGAATAGGTGAAACGCCCCGTGGCGAAATCCGCCCATGTGATGCCGATCCCAACCTTGTCCATGGCGTATTGAGTATCCGCGATGTTCTGGTGGACTCGTTTCAGTTCAGCGGTACGAGCTTCCACCAGTTCCTCAAGATGCTGGCGATATTGGTGAAGTTCAGTGATATCCTCCGAGATACCGAGCAGATATTCCGCTTCGCCAGCGTCATTACGCAATGCCAGTTTTTTAGTATGCAGCAGCCGGCTTCCATGCTGGTGCGTCTCAATCGGCTCTACAGGAATATCCAGGACTCCCGTTGCGTTCAAAATCTCTCGATCCTTACCCGTAAAGAAATCTGCCTGTTCCCTGGGGAAGAAGTCATAGTCGCTTTTGCCAAGCAGTTCTGACCGGTCATAGCCCAGCAGATCCTCCCCTGCCTTGTTGAACATGGCAAAACGCAGGTCTTTCGCATGTTTCAAAAAGATCATGTTAGGAATATTCTCGACAATCGAGTCGATCAGGCGCTGTTTGGCCTGACTCTCCTCTTTGAGCCGCGTTTGCTCCGAAATGTCGCGAAACGCGGATACCGAGCCGATGATGCCTTTATCGCTAATAGGGCGGCTGTTTATTTCAACATCGATTATTCCGCCGTCTTTGCGAAGGAAGCGTTCCTCCCCAAAATAGCGTTCGCTCTCACTGACCTTGGTGTGAATAGGGCAAGAAAGGAAGGTGTTGGTCTGCTCTGAATCCGCATATCTATGGAAAACCTTACAACCCAGCCGACCAACGACTTCATCGGCTTCGTATCCAAGCAACTCCGTAAAGGCGTTGTTGACCTGCGTAATGACACCTTTGTTATCCATGACATACAGGCCATCGCCAATGGCGCTCATAATAACCTCAAGTCGCTGTTTCTCCCTTTTCAATGCGGTTCTGGACACATGGAGCATGCAGATAGCCCAATACAATCCCAGGAGCATTAACGTTCCGACGATAAGATGCTTGAAAAAATCCTGCCGCAGTATGGAGAGAGCTGAATCCTTTTCATAGGAGATGAAGTAGCCGACTTTCTTGCCCAGGGTGTCTATGACCGCTACGAACGAAATGCACCACTCACCGCTGGAGCTCATAATCGATATTGAGAAGTTTTCACCGCGGGCCATTTTCTCTGCAAGGGTGACATCTTGCCTGAGCAGGGCGTCGATCTCTCGAATATTGTCCGGTTTGAAGGAAGCGTTTGTGTCCTCGCTGAGCGCCTTATCGAGAACGAAATCCTGGTTGATTTCGGAAGGGGGATATTGCGCCCGCCATTCTTCGAACAATCTATCAAAGACGGCTTTTTTTCTCAAAATCAACTGGTAGTACTTGGACTTTTCCAGCAGGGCCATGGAGTCACGGAGCTGATCGAAAGAGAGGCTGATTTCCACACTGCCAAGATGCTCACCGTGATAAGAAATTGGGAACACATTGCGGAAACCCGACTTCACCCGTCCTATCTCAAATCCGGTGACGATCTTTTGATTGGTATTGGCCTGGACCAAAGCCGGCCGCGCATCCCGCAATGAATCGCCGTATTGGTCAGGTAAATGAAAACGTAGAAAACTATGCGCATCCCGGGTATGGAACTGGACCAGTTGAATACCTTGCGCCTTCAAATATTGGTACCAAGGCAAGAGCAATCGATAGAGTTCGTCCCTTGCCTGCTGCTGGGCTTCGCCAGTGCTATGCACGCCCCTGGCGAAGATTTTCAAAATTTCCTCCCGTCGTATCCCTTGGTCAACCATGAACTTCGTTGCCAGCTGCAGGCGCTCGATGCTGGCTTGATAGACGGCCGTCAGGACCGCCGTATGAGTTGCTTGATAGCTCTCTTGCTCTCTTCGCTGGACATCATCGAGAAACCAATACATGCAACCCCATAGCACAACAAAAAGTAATGAAAGAAATAGGTTGCGTAATTGAATGAATGACTTCATGTTTAAACTTCACGCTCTTACAAGAATGCTATCAATGGTCTCTCTGGCAACTTTAAACGCCGATTCAAACGCTGGAAATAGTACGGTGACTACAGGTCTGTCCGCCGCTTTACCAGCATGCTCCAGCTTTTCGCACACCTGGCCCAGCTGCAGGGCGCCGATGGCGCGGGCGTTGGATTTGAGGCCGTGCGCAATCTGGCCGACGGCGGCGGTATCCCCCCCGGTAACGGCGGCGCGGAGACGCTCGGCCTGCGTCTGCGCCGTGACCTGGAACTTCTCCAGCAAGCGGCGGTGGATCGCCGGTTTGTCCCCCACCATCTGCGCGAGTACGCCGGGGTCAAACACCGGTCGTTCACCCGCCTCCTCCATCTCTTCTGTGGCCTCCGCCAAGGCCGGCGCCTCGGCGGTCTGGCCCAGTGAACTCGCATCAGCCACCACCGGCAGCCAGTGAGCGAGTTGTTCCCGAAGTTGTAACAAGGGCGTCGGCTTGGCCAGGTAGCCGTCCATGCCGGCGGTCTGACAGCGCTCAGCCTCGCCCTGGAGCACGTTAGCCGTCAAGGCCAGGATCGGGATGTGGTCCGCACCCCCGCGGTTCGCTTCTTCCCGGCGGATCGCTTGGGCGAGTTGGTAACCGTCCAGGTGCGGCATGTGCAGGTCAGACAGGATTAAGCCGTACTCCCCGGTTCGCCACTGGCGGAAGGCCGCCTGTCCGTCCGGGGCAATGTTGCACCGATAGCCCAGCAGGGCTAGTTGTTGCTGGATCACCTCCTGGTTGGTCGTGTTGTCTTCGGCCACTAGGATCAGCCGTCCCTGTGCAAGGGCTTCCGCACGATCGGGAACGGAACAGATCCCATCCGCCACCTCCTGAAGCTCGGTAGCACTCACCTGCAATTGTTCCGGATCCGCCGGGGAAAACGGCAGACGCGCGGTGAAGGTGCTGCCGACCCCCGGCGTGCTCTCCACCCGGATTGCGCCGCCCATCGCTTCAGCCAGGCGCGTGCTGATCACTAGTCCCAGTCCCGTCCCGCCGTACTGGCGCGTGGTCGAGACATCGGCTTGGGCGAAGGGATGAAACACCCGCTCCAGCGTCGCCGCATCCATGCCAATACCGTTGTCGCGCACCGACAGCTCAACCCAGATGTTACGGTCTTCCTCGCCCGCCAACCGCGCAACCACTTCAACATCGCCCGCGCGGTCCAGTCCACTGGAGAACTTAATGGCGTTGGTGATGAGGTTGGACAGGATTTGCCGTACCCGTAGAGCGTCGCCCTCTAGTGCCGGGGGGAGATGCGGATCCACAGCATGACGCAGCCTCACCCCCTGTTGCCGGGCTTGTTCGGCGAGCGTGGCGTAGGTCTTCTCAACCACGTCGGCGAGGGCGAAGGGTTCGATGGAGAGATCGAGCTTGCCCGCCTCGATCTTGGAGAAATCAAGAATATCGTTGAGAATGCCCAACTGGGTTTGAGCCGAGTCGTGGATGATGTTGACTATTTTGCGCTGCTCGTCGGTCAGGTGCATGTTGCGCAACACGTCCGTCATGCCAATCACCCCGTTCATCGGCGTGCGGATCTCATGGCTCATGTTGGCCAGGAAGAGGCTCTTGGCCAGATTGGCCTGCTCGGCCATGGCCTTGGCCGATAATATTTGATGTTCCGCTTGTTTACGATTAGTGATATCTGAAATAAAAGTGATAAAGCGGCTGGGTAGACCTTTCGTTGCCGGTAGCTGATAGCCGCTGATCTCAACGGGAATTAAAGCGCCATCCTTGGTTCTTTCCTGACTTTCGAAATGGGCTGGACCACTGGCAAATAACTTCTTGGTATTGGTTTGGAAGTCCCCGGGTGGAAAATTTGGATCAATATCCGGTATGGTCAACTCCAGCATTTCCTCTTCGCTGTAACCCAACAATTGGGCCGCATAACTGTTCACATAAAGAAATTTCCCCGTTTTCGCATCGACCCAGTGGATGCCGATGCCGGTACAGTCCATGGCGAAATGGGTATCCAGTAATTGCTGGTTGACCACTTTGAGTTCAGCGGTGCGTTCCTCGACCAATTGCTCGAGTTGTTGGCGATAACGTTCCAATTCCTGAGCATTGTGTTTTTGCTCGGTAATATCACGCCAAACAGCGACAGCGTGGGGATGACCTCGAATCTTGATCTTCCTTACGTTCACCTGGACGTCGATCAGACAACCATTTTTACACCGATGTTTATTCTCGACTTGCATGTTTCCGTTCATGGGGATGGTTTCAACCATGGATATTAACTGTTCTTCCTTGAATTCTCCCTGGATATCGAACACCGTCAGTTGAGCATATTCATCGCGGGTATAACCGAGCGTGGTATAGGCGGTGTCGTTGAATTCAACCATACGGAAGGTCTCCAGATTGACCAGTTCAATGGCATCGCCGGCCTGCGACACAATGGCGCTCATGATTTCCTCTCGCTCGCGCAAAGCTTCTTCTGCATGAGTTC includes these proteins:
- a CDS encoding PAS domain S-box protein; its protein translation is MKSFIQLRNLFLSLLFVVLWGCMYWFLDDVQRREQESYQATHTAVLTAVYQASIERLQLATKFMVDQGIRREEILKIFARGVHSTGEAQQQARDELYRLLLPWYQYLKAQGIQLVQFHTRDAHSFLRFHLPDQYGDSLRDARPALVQANTNQKIVTGFEIGRVKSGFRNVFPISYHGEHLGSVEISLSFDQLRDSMALLEKSKYYQLILRKKAVFDRLFEEWRAQYPPSEINQDFVLDKALSEDTNASFKPDNIREIDALLRQDVTLAEKMARGENFSISIMSSSGEWCISFVAVIDTLGKKVGYFISYEKDSALSILRQDFFKHLIVGTLMLLGLYWAICMLHVSRTALKREKQRLEVIMSAIGDGLYVMDNKGVITQVNNAFTELLGYEADEVVGRLGCKVFHRYADSEQTNTFLSCPIHTKVSESERYFGEERFLRKDGGIIDVEINSRPISDKGIIGSVSAFRDISEQTRLKEESQAKQRLIDSIVENIPNMIFLKHAKDLRFAMFNKAGEDLLGYDRSELLGKSDYDFFPREQADFFTGKDREILNATGVLDIPVEPIETHQHGSRLLHTKKLALRNDAGEAEYLLGISEDITELHQYRQHLEELVEARTAELKRVHQNIADTQYAMDKVGIGITWADFATGRFTYSNPYAAECLGYTPEELCQLTVSDIDSHFPAERYREIREQIKQRSYIKFETTQQAKDGRLIPVEMTIYYHAAEGSPGPRFIAFQTNISTRKEAERALRETKESAEAANLAKSLFLANMSHEIRTPMNGVIGMTDVLLNTRLTDEQRKMTRVIRDSAQTQLGILNDILDFSKIEAGKLEFSIEPFALAEVVEKTCATLAEQARSTGVTLRHTVDAHIPPLEGDALRVRQILSNFLSNAIKFSSGLGRTGNVEVVARRADGVGDRVWIELAVRDNGIGMDTATRERVFHPFTQADASTTRQYGGTGLGLVISTRLAAMMGGEIRVESTPEVGSAFIAHLPFSLADPEKLRVTTPETPEAADMARSVPGRAEAVQQGRLILVAEDNATNQEVIQQQLMLLGYRCDIAPDGRAAFRQWLTGEYGLILSDLHMPHLDGYQLAEAIRREEANRGGTSHTPILALTANVLQGEVERCQAAGMDGYLAKPVPLSELREQLTHWLSAVADPRPASPMAETPALVEATGDTENASEPPVFDPGALTQMVGDKPAIHRRLLEKFQVTAQAQTERLRAALTEGDAAAVGQIAHGLKSNARAIGALQLGDLCEKLEQAGKAGDTHAAQRLTLLFEKAYETGMTTINTLLDR
- a CDS encoding PAS domain S-box protein, translating into MSNAPLNESPLIRVSGIDIEWDIEKGTCEFSKLPVAMMWVDTTLAGLLSGVQAMVGTKRFALALQSEGRKSVETDWQVISQFTDFREGFAAIANIAAVAGWGKWLIEELDQEKRTCRFRVFDSWEGRYQKALRVSWGSAMLAGKMAGYCTKLFSMNCWAEQVSYISNNNAFDEFVVKPSSKSVESEIDRLFITNEATRADMAVALHRLSKEIKQRVLAEEELRESEARYRALFESSHDGVFLHDGPVFVECNQAALDLVKATDKTQVIGHTPIEFTVEDPDSPQSAFERMSEKNAAVFSGEPQIFEWPVRRLDGVELLVEIRLTPVVIQGKLMSQAICRDITERKKIENALRASEEKYRGIFDGSVATIYVFDKNKRFIDSNQAGLNLLGYSREELLQMHIPDVDADPKVVLPAHEELLAGERIVNYEHNLRRKDGSIISVLNNSRPIRNEKGDVIGMLSTLIDITDRKRAERSVQETATRYRSLLDNLPQLIWQKNKEGVYESCNSAYANNLNFSRNNIAGKTDYDLYPNELAKKYIADDQRIMASGQIENFDEHWLKGTEERIVHTTKIPLRNAKGDIFGTLGIAEDITERTHAEEALREREEIMSAIVSQAGDAIELVNLETFRMVEFNDTAYTTLGYTRDEYAQLTVFDIQGEFKEEQLISMVETIPMNGNMQVENKHRCKNGCLIDVQVNVRKIKIRGHPHAVAVWRDITEQKHNAQELERYRQQLEQLVEERTAELKVVNQQLLDTHFAMDCTGIGIHWVDAKTGKFLYVNSYAAQLLGYSEEEMLELTIPDIDPNFPPGDFQTNTKKLFASGPAHFESQERTKDGALIPVEISGYQLPATKGLPSRFITFISDITNRKQAEHQILSAKAMAEQANLAKSLFLANMSHEIRTPMNGVIGMTDVLRNMHLTDEQRKIVNIIHDSAQTQLGILNDILDFSKIEAGKLDLSIEPFALADVVEKTYATLAEQARQQGVRLRHAVDPHLPPALEGDALRVRQILSNLITNAIKFSSGLDRAGDVEVVARLAGEEDRNIWVELSVRDNGIGMDAATLERVFHPFAQADVSTTRQYGGTGLGLVISTRLAEAMGGAIRVESTPGVGSTFTARLPFSPADPEQLQVSATELQEVADGICSVPDRAEALAQGRLILVAEDNTTNQEVIQQQLALLGYRCNIAPDGQAAFRQWRTGEYGLILSDLHMPHLDGYQLAQAIRREEANRGGADHIPILALTANVLQGEAERCQTAGMDGYLAKPTPLLQLREQLAHWLPVVADASSLGQTAEAPALAEATEEMEEAGERPVFDPGVLAQMVGDKPAIHRRLLEKFQVTAQTQAERLRAAVTGGDTAAVGQIAHGLKSNARAIGALQLGQVCEKLEHAGKAADRPVVTVLFPAFESAFKVARETIDSILVRA